Within the Rosa rugosa chromosome 2, drRosRugo1.1, whole genome shotgun sequence genome, the region CACTGCCTCATGGTGAGGTGTAGTAAGTGCATCCCCATGTGGAGGGCTTTGTCCATTGGTGCTTTCACTGAAACTAACAGTAGCAATAAAGCCAGTACCAAACCGTGATTTCAGCCTGATTGAAGTACCAATGCAACGGAGCCTACCCTTTGCCATTATTCCTATCCTATCACTTAAAATGTCAGCTTCTTCCATTGAGTGAGTGGTTAGGACAATTGCACGCCCCTTTTTTGCATCCTCAATGATGTCCCACACATGTCTTCTAGTTATTGGATCCATACCAGTTGTCTGCATGCATAAATTATATTACAGAAAAAAAGATAGAGTAGATGAACttgtaaaggaaaaaaaaaaaattctgatttCCATACCGGTTCATCTAAGATGACTAACTTTGGATCACCAATAAGGGCTATTGCCACACTTAAGCGACGTTTCATTCCTCCACTGTAACTCCCAGCTCTAATTTTGGCTGCCTCGGTGAGTCTTACTTCTACCAATGACTTCTGAGCAACCTGCAGTTGAGAAAGAGCATTCAACTTATTCAGAACAGAAGATCATTCTTGTCCagggaacaaaaatgaaagaTCAAAGCATGTTGAATCCCTTATTCAAATCAGTGTAGTCCATATGCATGGCATAAAAGAAATTTAGTGTAGCACATACCACTTTTATTGAAGCTGGGGATAGGCCTTTAATACTAGCAAACAGGTGGAGGTGCTCTTGCCCAGACAATGCATCCCAAAGAATATCAAACTATGACAAGAGGCACAGTAGAGATAAGTCGGTCTAATTTTTTGAAATGAGTTGTTACAACATGGTGATAAATGATAACTATCTAATGCTAATATCTGTTAATGTAGGAGGAAAAGGTACCTGCGGACAAACTCCTATAATTTGCCGAATTTTAGCCATGCCAACAGAGCTTCGAACAGAGTTCCTATAAATCAATGCTGTTACAAGACAATTTACAATATTATCATATGACTTCACCTTGGTAAATTTCTGATTGAATGAGCCAAAAGTAATGTAATTATAGGTCTTACCATCTCCGCCAGTAACAGGTGTGATGCCAGTCAAACAATTGATTGTGGTGGTCTTCCCAGCTCCATTTGGCCCAAGTAAACAAAATAGCTGATTCTTGGAAAAATTCACCCATAGACCCTGTATTTAGGAACAAATGAATTGTTAAGATTTTGATTCCAGTTGGGACAGCTATGATCAGGGTAGCTGCAGTAAAGTAGGCACGGGTATCAACGTCTAAGCCCACAGTAAACATATGATGAGCCCAAACAAGAAATCCAAGAACAACTATACTGAGTACATTACTTAATTGAAAAACCTCACCCTATACACTGCCCCTGTACTGTATTTTTTGTCTTTAAGCAGTGACAACTAATGAGAATTGAGAAAGATGGGAGAAACATTGATCATGAAATACAGACTTAAACAAGGTGAAGTCCTTTAGTGTCTACATACTTCCTCTGAAAAATACAACTCAGAAAAGGTTCTTTACCTTCAGAGCATGGTAAGGTGACGTGCTCTTGCATCTACAGCAACCAATATTTGTGGTCCCTGGATATGATTTTGAGAGGCCACGTATCTGAACTGCAATATTTGGATCAACTATGCCCTCGCTAGTTTGTTGTTTTACAATGTTCTCTTCTTCAAGTACATCTTCATCATCCGGAGTAAGTGGCTCCTGTTCTGGAACTGAACCTATGCAACTGCAAATGCCACCCTCTATGAAAGAGAGGAGAAGCACGAAGTAATAAGTACCATTCAACAAATGGAAACTGAAGCACAAACTGAATTACAGTCTTATTAATACCTTCCACTTTTCCACCCTTCCCTAGCCAGTACCCAGgatttaaaaagtaaaaaactgaTTTTCTGACACCAGATACATTTGGGATGATATTATCGAAGTAGATAGCCAATACAAACCAGAGAAAGAATGTTGCCGCCAGCCATTTAAAAATGTCACTCTGTCaaaaatttaaagagaaatatTAATAGTTATGAGCTAATCAAATGGACTTAAGCTATAGTTCAAGCTTGAGATTGACTAACAATATGATAACATACAATTGTTATAACGCAGTCCGTTTCATTTGGTGGACACTTTGTTATTCCACTCCATTTTATGCCCATATCATAAGGGGGAGATGTTGCACCAGAGAGTATCTCTAGAGCTTTGGCAAGAAGATTTGGCGGGAATAATGACCACATTATTCTATACCTTTTGCGGATGTTTTGGCTGTAGGGAAATCCAGCGGCTGTGACAATCTGCGATGAAAAAATGGGTTCTGTTATTACCATTGAACCAATAACCCCTAATCTATAAATTTCAAACCTGAGGAAGCTTGCCTGGGTGACAGATCCAACAATATATATGGAGAAACCCACAGTTGTTGATGAAGATGACTTGCTTATGAATGCCGATAACATAAAGGCAAAACCAATCTGGCAATAATGTTAAGAGAGAAGGGGTCAAAGGATCAGCAAGAACAAGTGTAAATTAAAGCAAGTAATTGCAAGATACAGACTTACCATATTGagttgaaaaagaaagaaaatgaggaAGATGACCGCAAAATTGTTTTTCAGGAACATATCAAACTGAAATATGATTCCAAACAGAGTGATGAAAAGTGATGAGAGAAGTGTGATAATTCCCTCCCATGTGAGCCATGAGAACCAGTATGCAGAGTCATAAAGACCCATAATTGTCATTGCCTGCAGGGCAGAACACATACAGCGGTAAATAACTAATTGATTTTGTAAATGCAAAGCAATGCTAGGCATACTTAAGGTCCATCTAACCAGACAAGCATTCATCAATTGAAGTTGTTTACAGTCATTACCTGTCGAAGCTTTAGTTCTTTTTCTGTGATCAAAGAACTCATTtgaaacacaaaaccaaacatGGAA harbors:
- the LOC133732110 gene encoding ABC transporter A family member 2-like, whose translation is MDLQSGVPLLFQQFKALFRKNLLLAWRKKAATFLQLFSSLFFVFLLFCIQKAMMARFASSTTYKSVTDPQPLVAPPIPPCEDKYYIHKPCFDFVWSGNDSPRIRSIATAIMANNPGRPIPSIKVKSFKTKADVDVWLFSNPMYCPGALHFVERNASVISYGIQTNSTTLAKQGQFEDPTFKFQIPLQIAAEREIARSLIGVPNFSWVVALKEFAHPSREIPSALQTVGPTFFLATSMFGFVFQMSSLITEKELKLRQAMTIMGLYDSAYWFSWLTWEGIITLLSSLFITLFGIIFQFDMFLKNNFAVIFLIFFLFQLNMIGFAFMLSAFISKSSSSTTVGFSIYIVGSVTQIVTAAGFPYSQNIRKRYRIMWSLFPPNLLAKALEILSGATSPPYDMGIKWSGITKCPPNETDCVITISDIFKWLAATFFLWFVLAIYFDNIIPNVSGVRKSVFYFLNPGYWLGKGGKVEEGGICSCIGSVPEQEPLTPDDEDVLEEENIVKQQTSEGIVDPNIAVQIRGLSKSYPGTTNIGCCRCKSTSPYHALKGLWVNFSKNQLFCLLGPNGAGKTTTINCLTGITPVTGGDALIYRNSVRSSVGMAKIRQIIGVCPQFDILWDALSGQEHLHLFASIKGLSPASIKVVAQKSLVEVRLTEAAKIRAGSYSGGMKRRLSVAIALIGDPKLVILDEPTTGMDPITRRHVWDIIEDAKKGRAIVLTTHSMEEADILSDRIGIMAKGRLRCIGTSIRLKSRFGTGFIATVSFSESTNGQSPPHGDALTTPHHEAVKQFFKYHLDVLPKEENKAFLTFVIPHDREALLTKFFKELQDREIEFGISDIQLGLTTLEEVFLNIARQAELETATAEGRLVTLTLTSGALIEIPVGARFIGIPGTESTENPRGVMVEVYWVQDDSGSLCISGHSPETPIPPNVEPMPSLAPTSRRNLLPVHGVVIHPDQISNTTTSH